In Deinococcus sp. QL22, the following are encoded in one genomic region:
- a CDS encoding M42 family metallopeptidase, which translates to MSQPADGQSADQQSGPIINLEFLFKLLSVAAPSGSERRAADVWKREATAFARVSEDHFGNVYAEVGPEGAPTIALMGHLDEIGLIVSHVSDEGFLSVLGVGGWDPQVLVGQRVRLLAPGGDLLGVIGKKAIHVMEAEERTKASKLEDLWIDVGLDKDTVKARIPIGTVAVIEQMPVMIGDKIVSRALDNRVGAFIVLEALRAVAGHDLKHRVVAVGTSQEEIGAFGAQVGGYLLNPVAGIAVDVTHETKQPGVSEKKYGVVPFGSGANLSVNPLSSPALNRALIDAAGAEHIPYTLSAAGRYSGTDADTLTLVRSGVPTAVVSIPNRYMHSPSEMVDARDVKACTDIIAAWLRRVGTDENWGR; encoded by the coding sequence ATGAGTCAACCCGCAGATGGACAGTCCGCAGATCAGCAGTCCGGCCCGATCATCAACCTGGAGTTCCTGTTCAAGCTGCTGTCTGTAGCTGCCCCCAGCGGTTCCGAGCGCCGCGCCGCCGACGTGTGGAAGCGTGAGGCCACCGCCTTTGCCCGCGTCTCCGAAGACCATTTCGGCAACGTGTACGCCGAAGTCGGGCCGGAAGGTGCGCCCACGATTGCGCTGATGGGGCACTTGGACGAAATCGGCCTGATCGTGTCGCACGTCAGCGACGAGGGCTTCCTGAGCGTGCTGGGTGTGGGCGGCTGGGATCCGCAAGTGTTGGTGGGCCAGCGGGTGCGTCTGCTTGCGCCGGGCGGGGACCTGCTGGGCGTCATCGGCAAAAAGGCCATTCATGTCATGGAGGCCGAGGAACGCACCAAAGCCAGCAAGCTGGAAGACCTCTGGATCGATGTGGGCCTGGACAAAGACACCGTGAAGGCCCGCATTCCGATTGGTACGGTGGCCGTGATCGAGCAGATGCCCGTGATGATCGGAGACAAGATCGTGAGCCGCGCACTCGATAACCGCGTGGGCGCATTCATCGTGCTGGAGGCGCTGCGGGCGGTGGCGGGCCACGACCTGAAGCACCGCGTGGTGGCCGTAGGAACCAGTCAGGAAGAGATCGGCGCGTTTGGGGCACAGGTGGGCGGCTACCTGCTGAACCCGGTGGCGGGCATCGCCGTAGACGTGACCCACGAAACCAAGCAGCCCGGCGTCAGCGAGAAGAAATACGGCGTGGTGCCGTTCGGATCGGGGGCAAACCTGAGTGTCAATCCCCTCAGCAGCCCGGCCCTGAACCGCGCCCTGATTGACGCGGCGGGCGCGGAACATATCCCCTACACTCTCAGCGCCGCTGGACGCTACAGCGGCACCGACGCCGATACCCTGACGTTGGTGCGTTCGGGCGTGCCGACGGCGGTGGTCAGTATTCCCAACCGCTACATGCATTCGCCCAGCGAAATGGTAGACGCCCGCGACGTGAAAGCCTGCACCGACATCATTGCGGCGTGGCTGCGGCGTGTGGGCACCGACGAGAACTGGGGGCGGTAA
- the menC gene encoding o-succinylbenzoate synthase produces MLRIEAAEIIVVRLPLKFRFETSFGVQTEKVVPLLVLHGGGLQGLSEGTMEFAPMYREETIAGGLHLLKEVFLPRILGKTFANPEDLEAALGGFRGNKMARAMVEMAAWDLWARMLDVPLGTLLGGRKTEVEVGVSLGIQPDEAATVDVVRRHVEQGYRRIKLKIKPGWDIQPVRATREAFPDIRLTVDANSAYTLADTGRLRALDEFGLTYIEQPLAWDDLIDHATLQARLTTPLCLDESITTAQDARKGLALGAGGVINVKVARVGGHAEARRVHDISQAFGAPVWCGGMLESGVGRAHNIHLSTLPNFTLPGDTSSASRYWATDVINEPLEAVDGLMPVPTGPGIGVTLNREFVASIAELHEERTA; encoded by the coding sequence ATGCTGCGTATCGAGGCCGCCGAAATCATCGTTGTACGTTTGCCCCTGAAATTCCGGTTCGAAACGAGTTTTGGGGTGCAAACGGAAAAAGTGGTGCCGCTGTTGGTGTTGCATGGCGGCGGCCTGCAAGGATTGTCGGAAGGCACGATGGAATTTGCGCCCATGTACCGCGAAGAAACCATTGCGGGCGGCCTTCATCTGCTCAAAGAAGTGTTCCTGCCGCGCATTCTGGGCAAAACCTTTGCCAACCCGGAAGACTTGGAGGCCGCGCTGGGCGGGTTCCGGGGCAACAAGATGGCGCGGGCGATGGTGGAAATGGCCGCGTGGGACTTGTGGGCACGCATGCTGGACGTGCCGCTGGGCACGCTGCTCGGGGGCCGCAAAACAGAGGTCGAAGTGGGCGTCAGCCTCGGCATTCAGCCCGATGAAGCCGCGACGGTGGACGTGGTGCGGCGGCATGTGGAGCAGGGCTACCGCCGCATCAAGCTCAAGATCAAGCCAGGCTGGGACATTCAGCCGGTACGGGCCACCCGCGAAGCCTTCCCCGACATTCGCCTGACGGTGGACGCCAACAGCGCCTACACGCTGGCAGATACGGGCCGCCTAAGGGCGCTGGATGAATTCGGCCTGACCTATATCGAGCAGCCGTTGGCGTGGGATGACCTGATCGACCACGCCACCTTGCAGGCCCGCCTGACCACGCCGCTGTGCCTGGATGAATCCATTACCACCGCGCAGGACGCCCGCAAAGGCCTCGCGCTGGGGGCGGGCGGCGTGATTAATGTAAAGGTAGCGCGGGTGGGTGGACATGCCGAAGCGCGGCGCGTTCACGACATCTCGCAGGCGTTCGGTGCGCCCGTGTGGTGCGGCGGCATGCTGGAAAGTGGCGTGGGCCGCGCCCACAACATCCACCTGTCTACCCTCCCCAATTTCACCCTGCCCGGCGATACCAGCAGTGCCAGCCGCTACTGGGCCACCGACGTGATCAATGAACCGCTGGAAGCGGTGGACGGCCTGATGCCTGTGCCTACTGGCCCCGGCATCGGCGTGACCCTGAACCGCGAATTCGTCGCCAGCATCGCGGAACTGCATGAGGAGCGCACCGCTTGA
- a CDS encoding acyl-CoA acyltransferase, translated as MRALEDVQVDAWGYSDRELTPGTLFRISAMTGGIVVAAYPVDEGNPAPVGFAFGFPALSGERIWHHSHLLAVHPEWRGSGMAVALKLAQRERAVRQGLTRMTWTFDPLVARNARLNLGKLGATVTSYHADWYALEDDRAAAFPADRLMAEWDLTQPHADRPAPPARGQVALEAREHSQEPGATRLYLAGNRLLAEVPTRAETLPEPVRLMWRHALRDVLSSYLARGYTVTDLARSGHRAYYVLSKE; from the coding sequence ATGCGTGCGCTAGAAGACGTGCAGGTGGACGCTTGGGGCTACTCTGACCGCGAGTTGACACCGGGAACCCTGTTCCGAATCAGTGCCATGACAGGCGGAATCGTAGTGGCCGCTTACCCGGTAGACGAAGGCAACCCCGCCCCAGTGGGCTTTGCGTTCGGTTTTCCGGCGTTGTCGGGCGAGCGCATCTGGCACCATTCGCATCTGCTGGCCGTGCACCCTGAGTGGCGCGGCTCTGGCATGGCAGTGGCCCTGAAACTGGCCCAGCGAGAACGCGCTGTGCGGCAAGGATTAACCCGTATGACCTGGACATTCGACCCGTTGGTGGCCCGCAACGCCCGCCTGAATTTGGGCAAGTTGGGCGCAACTGTGACCAGTTACCACGCTGACTGGTACGCCCTGGAAGATGACCGTGCTGCGGCTTTTCCCGCCGACCGCCTGATGGCCGAATGGGACTTGACACAGCCCCACGCCGACCGTCCCGCTCCGCCAGCACGCGGGCAAGTGGCGCTCGAAGCACGCGAGCACAGCCAGGAACCCGGCGCAACCCGGCTGTATTTGGCCGGAAACCGTCTGCTGGCCGAGGTCCCTACACGCGCCGAAACCCTACCTGAACCCGTGCGCCTGATGTGGCGGCACGCACTCAGGGACGTGCTCAGTTCCTACCTTGCACGCGGCTACACAGTCACGGATTTGGCACGGTCGGGGCATAGGGCCTATTACGTTCTGAGCAAGGAATAG
- a CDS encoding DUF4384 domain-containing protein, producing MSTLKTLSKKIALLTAVSALALSSVSAPAFATPRLSAQSIIVNPVQTNLTARVWVDRDTSGTRVPNYSVGDRITLYTTVNENAYVYLFNVNPDGTTDQILPNRISASNYVRAGTTRAFPATGDQFTFDITGPSGQNRVLVIASRRALNLSELSSYQQGQSFATVKPQTPERLAQALSIVVNPIAQPVPQQDWVSDTAFYNVY from the coding sequence ATGTCTACCCTCAAAACCTTATCCAAAAAAATTGCCCTGCTGACTGCCGTGAGCGCCCTCGCCCTGAGCAGCGTGTCAGCCCCCGCCTTTGCTACGCCGCGCCTGAGCGCCCAGAGCATCATCGTGAACCCGGTGCAGACCAACCTGACGGCCCGCGTGTGGGTAGACCGCGACACCAGCGGCACCCGCGTGCCCAACTACAGCGTCGGTGACCGCATTACGCTGTACACCACCGTTAACGAAAACGCCTACGTGTACCTGTTCAACGTGAACCCCGACGGCACCACCGACCAGATTTTGCCCAACCGCATCAGCGCCAGCAACTATGTGCGGGCCGGAACCACCCGCGCTTTCCCGGCCACAGGCGACCAGTTTACTTTTGATATCACTGGCCCCAGCGGACAAAACCGGGTGCTGGTCATTGCCAGCCGCCGCGCCCTGAACCTCTCGGAACTGAGCAGCTACCAGCAGGGTCAGAGCTTTGCCACCGTGAAGCCCCAGACCCCCGAACGCCTGGCGCAGGCGCTGAGCATCGTGGTCAATCCCATTGCCCAGCCCGTCCCTCAGCAGGATTGGGTCAGCGATACGGCGTTTTACAACGTCTACTGA
- a CDS encoding DEAD/DEAH box helicase encodes MLSARSLLDQLGPDPFATQSTRYARLEGFLREILGGGVALLHEDEAVPANTVKAADLGWTEAVRRGFGFADVYRHQADTYRLMHAGEHVIVTTPTASGKTGAFFPAVFERLEANPEATALFIYPLVALGQDQRDKLNAFRDGGKFDWQIEAFQGGAQPADVFKDGVRMVTATPDKLHWSLTHPKVRAFLSKLAFVVLDEAHTYRGGFGSEVAGMLRRLLDLARALGATPQVILSTATIGNPAEFARELVGIDAVEVCESGAARHGKRYYLADHRGQPRRFWDAVMNASTAHGLKVLAFFRGRSRAARLYSTYRAQPRYARAAHLYMAGTSDREGRLSEFRRASSGVMFATNALEAGVDIGDLEIVIIDGYPGSRMAFRQMAGRAGRVAPGLVLYLPALNDQGVPQPVDAFYSNTGNFHELVKGQIEKAVVEAGNPYLSPRHRQRGQEEFRAAGLPSENLPSPRYWNLRGEGSAKFAVIEVADWATRGMRCFDSPLESPSQHYALTEKHEGAVFSLDGQGYKVLRWEEHSPGTAIIVEKFEAANLFTRGLYSIDVQPAKMGDWVRRGPLAYRHGEVIIRRRYTGFSMMRQVFERVCSGCDRDPGPSERTCRACGGRIQDRMQDHKLSEHLYDKPLELPPFRTSALEVGLDPAATERPTAVAHTLKHLLQKVTPERVACDEGDLAGAFREGRDTYFFLYDDWLGGLGVSRRAFEGMDDLLARAYQLTAKTCCTGPKGCYECIAVSRCFAPFLPSGERRPTDKAATHALLQGLFGLESTAHVQDAAPLPDTAPALPAAWPLQARELLDLHGLSLPEVSARLGIPSRELQRAVSSTDPLRVNHPKFGEGVFMGGSHAGDRREVLIYFPGVGQKRLLLAYAGLTVVPGPAARAGRGGRTSQ; translated from the coding sequence GTGCTGTCTGCCCGCTCCCTTCTCGATCAGCTTGGGCCTGATCCTTTTGCCACACAGTCCACGCGCTACGCCCGCCTAGAGGGCTTCCTGCGCGAGATTCTGGGCGGGGGCGTGGCCTTGTTGCATGAGGATGAGGCCGTACCTGCCAACACGGTGAAAGCTGCCGATCTGGGCTGGACAGAAGCCGTGCGGCGCGGCTTCGGCTTTGCTGACGTGTACCGCCATCAGGCCGACACCTACCGCCTGATGCACGCAGGCGAGCATGTGATCGTGACCACACCCACCGCCAGCGGCAAAACGGGCGCGTTTTTCCCGGCGGTGTTCGAGCGGCTAGAGGCCAATCCAGAGGCCACTGCACTGTTCATCTATCCACTGGTGGCCTTGGGCCAGGATCAGCGCGACAAGCTGAACGCCTTCCGCGATGGGGGAAAGTTCGATTGGCAGATTGAGGCGTTTCAGGGAGGCGCACAGCCCGCCGACGTGTTTAAGGACGGCGTGCGGATGGTCACGGCCACGCCCGACAAGCTGCATTGGTCGCTGACGCATCCCAAAGTGCGGGCCTTCCTGTCCAAACTGGCTTTCGTGGTGCTGGACGAGGCTCACACCTACCGGGGCGGCTTTGGCTCCGAGGTAGCCGGGATGCTGCGCCGCCTGCTGGATTTGGCGCGGGCGCTGGGAGCTACTCCGCAGGTCATTCTGAGCACCGCCACCATCGGCAACCCCGCCGAATTTGCCCGCGAATTAGTGGGCATAGACGCCGTGGAGGTCTGCGAATCGGGCGCGGCGCGGCACGGCAAACGCTACTATCTGGCCGACCACAGAGGGCAGCCGCGCCGCTTCTGGGACGCTGTGATGAATGCCAGTACGGCGCACGGCCTGAAGGTGCTGGCCTTTTTTCGGGGCCGTTCCCGCGCCGCACGGCTCTATTCTACCTACCGCGCCCAACCGCGCTACGCCCGCGCCGCGCACCTGTATATGGCGGGCACCAGCGACCGCGAAGGCCGCCTGTCAGAGTTCCGGCGGGCCTCCAGCGGCGTCATGTTTGCCACCAACGCGCTCGAAGCAGGCGTGGACATCGGGGATCTGGAAATCGTGATCATCGACGGCTACCCCGGCTCACGCATGGCCTTTCGGCAGATGGCGGGCCGGGCCGGGCGGGTAGCTCCGGGGCTGGTGCTGTACCTCCCCGCGCTGAACGATCAGGGCGTGCCGCAGCCTGTAGACGCCTTTTACAGCAACACTGGTAACTTTCATGAACTGGTGAAGGGCCAGATTGAAAAGGCTGTGGTGGAGGCAGGCAATCCTTATCTGTCGCCTCGGCATCGGCAGCGTGGGCAGGAGGAATTCCGGGCGGCGGGCCTGCCCTCCGAGAACCTGCCCTCGCCGCGCTACTGGAACCTGCGCGGCGAGGGCAGTGCCAAATTTGCCGTCATAGAGGTCGCCGATTGGGCCACGCGGGGCATGCGCTGCTTCGACTCGCCGCTGGAATCGCCCAGCCAGCACTACGCGCTCACCGAAAAGCATGAGGGGGCGGTGTTTTCGCTGGACGGGCAGGGCTACAAGGTGCTGCGCTGGGAGGAACATTCGCCCGGAACGGCCATCATCGTCGAAAAGTTCGAGGCGGCCAATCTGTTCACGCGGGGGCTGTACAGCATAGACGTGCAGCCCGCCAAAATGGGCGATTGGGTGCGGCGCGGGCCGCTGGCCTACCGACACGGAGAGGTCATTATTCGCCGCCGCTACACCGGATTTTCCATGATGCGCCAGGTCTTCGAGCGCGTGTGCAGCGGGTGTGACCGCGATCCCGGCCCCAGCGAACGCACCTGCCGCGCCTGTGGGGGCCGCATTCAGGACCGCATGCAGGATCACAAACTCAGCGAACACCTGTACGACAAACCGCTGGAACTCCCGCCCTTCCGTACCAGTGCGCTGGAAGTGGGGCTAGATCCGGCAGCCACCGAGCGCCCCACCGCCGTAGCCCATACGCTGAAGCACCTGCTGCAAAAAGTGACGCCGGAGCGGGTGGCCTGCGATGAGGGCGACCTCGCCGGGGCTTTCCGTGAGGGCCGGGATACCTACTTTTTCCTCTACGACGATTGGTTGGGGGGCCTAGGCGTGTCGCGCCGCGCCTTTGAGGGCATGGATGATCTGCTGGCCCGCGCCTACCAACTGACCGCCAAAACCTGTTGCACTGGCCCCAAAGGGTGCTACGAGTGCATCGCGGTCAGCCGTTGTTTCGCGCCCTTTTTGCCCAGCGGGGAGCGCCGCCCCACCGACAAGGCCGCCACCCACGCGCTGCTGCAAGGATTGTTTGGCCTGGAATCCACCGCACACGTGCAGGACGCCGCCCCCCTACCTGACACCGCGCCCGCTCTGCCCGCCGCCTGGCCCCTGCAAGCCCGCGAATTGCTGGATCTGCACGGCCTATCTCTGCCCGAAGTCAGCGCCCGTCTCGGCATTCCCAGCCGCGAATTGCAGCGGGCCGTCAGCAGCACCGATCCGTTGCGGGTGAATCATCCCAAGTTCGGTGAGGGCGTGTTTATGGGCGGCTCGCATGCGGGAGACCGGCGCGAAGTCTTGATCTATTTTCCCGGCGTGGGCCAAAAACGCCTGCTGCTGGCCTACGCAGGGCTGACGGTGGTGCCGGGGCCAGCAGCGCGTGCAGGACGGGGCGGACGAACTTCTCAATAA
- a CDS encoding 4Fe-4S dicluster domain-containing protein — translation MLQGVLSRLGDMGNLTPRYTGPRCLLERQAVGGCDACHTTCPHEAIAVGMLGNSITVLPDLCTGCGLCVQVCPSGALEYDLQGPLQAVSDQRSSVTGRPQEDATLTCSQSGAGGPQLPCLGRVTPALVAASGVWDLPLHLIHGDCAACPVGAPDVPERLNRVVDEAQRLRASTGQPARVTVRPATEDDKGRDVQMSRRGAFASLFRAGKQQLVQAIPDQPLPFVDWSVPAERTPEEWRWRERTLKPAPPEDAGVYWPAPLVDDKCINCPVCANVCPTSAITRELQPEGGVQLLLNLSACTGCMACVHSCPPDAMQPQEEWLPAAFRAPILLRESEGML, via the coding sequence ATGTTGCAAGGGGTACTGTCCCGCCTGGGGGACATGGGAAATTTGACGCCGCGCTATACCGGGCCACGCTGCCTGCTGGAGCGGCAAGCGGTGGGCGGCTGCGACGCGTGCCACACCACCTGCCCGCACGAGGCGATTGCGGTGGGGATGCTGGGCAACTCGATTACCGTGCTGCCCGACCTGTGTACCGGGTGCGGATTGTGCGTGCAGGTGTGCCCGTCCGGGGCGCTGGAATACGACCTTCAGGGGCCGCTGCAAGCCGTGAGCGACCAACGCAGCAGCGTGACAGGCAGGCCGCAGGAAGACGCCACCCTGACCTGCTCGCAAAGTGGGGCGGGCGGGCCACAGCTTCCGTGCCTGGGCCGGGTCACGCCAGCACTGGTGGCGGCGTCGGGCGTGTGGGACTTGCCTCTGCACCTGATTCACGGCGACTGTGCGGCCTGCCCCGTCGGTGCGCCCGATGTGCCCGAACGCCTGAATCGCGTGGTAGACGAGGCGCAACGCCTGCGGGCAAGCACGGGACAGCCTGCCCGCGTGACGGTGCGGCCCGCCACCGAAGACGACAAGGGCCGCGACGTGCAGATGTCGCGCCGGGGTGCCTTTGCCAGCCTGTTCCGGGCCGGAAAGCAGCAACTGGTGCAGGCCATTCCCGACCAACCCCTGCCCTTTGTGGACTGGAGCGTGCCCGCCGAACGCACTCCAGAAGAGTGGCGCTGGCGAGAGCGCACGCTGAAACCTGCCCCACCCGAAGACGCGGGCGTGTACTGGCCTGCCCCGCTGGTGGACGACAAGTGCATCAACTGCCCGGTGTGCGCCAACGTATGCCCCACGAGCGCCATTACCCGCGAGCTTCAGCCTGAAGGTGGCGTGCAATTGCTGCTGAACCTGAGCGCCTGCACCGGCTGTATGGCCTGCGTGCATTCCTGCCCGCCCGACGCCATGCAGCCGCAGGAAGAATGGCTGCCTGCCGCCTTCCGTGCGCCGATTTTGCTGCGTGAGAGCGAGGGGATGCTGTAA
- a CDS encoding 2-phosphoglycerate kinase, giving the protein MTLPELTVGTSRHSWPFSRGLVVESLINAGASGVVAAAVARRVEQQLRAARRILVGPDELQALVVEVARDVAGETVAEAARQQTPAFVDIMVIAKKGELPFSRGVLARTLEDAGLSQRDAYATASAVDVQMRQSGLRSLSADAIDDLTERTLERQYGAHMRLTYRFLRHNRGKLGVVSEDGSAPSPFSKGLLVQSLLAAGVAPDVARKVARITQRDLRGADDRVVRRHAIREKVEMLLRDEVGPDVSARYRLLRVIRQPPRPLVVLLGGVSGTGKSFLAAEIAYRLGIARVVSTDSIRQVMRAMVSPALVPTLHASTFNAWEALVPPGHTPPQHPTRDALLAGFREQVQQVSVGLSAVVRRSIEEGTSVVLEGVHLVPGYLRADAFAGALVVPMLVTLPSESEHRRHFESRDEETAASRPLHRYMRYFGEIRTMQDYLEGLARDLDVPLLDGLTLDESAEQAVDVVLSRVMVALTPDERTVLLGESGLGESGLGETGLA; this is encoded by the coding sequence TTGACCCTGCCTGAATTGACCGTCGGAACTTCCCGTCACTCCTGGCCCTTTAGCCGGGGGTTGGTGGTGGAATCGCTGATCAATGCGGGGGCGTCGGGCGTGGTGGCGGCAGCAGTGGCGCGGCGGGTCGAGCAGCAACTCCGGGCCGCGCGGCGAATTCTGGTCGGTCCGGATGAATTGCAGGCTCTGGTGGTCGAGGTGGCGCGGGATGTGGCGGGCGAAACTGTGGCAGAAGCTGCCCGGCAGCAGACCCCAGCCTTTGTGGACATCATGGTGATCGCCAAAAAGGGTGAATTGCCTTTTAGCCGGGGCGTGTTGGCCCGCACGCTGGAAGACGCGGGGCTGTCTCAGCGCGACGCCTATGCCACCGCCAGCGCCGTGGACGTGCAGATGCGGCAATCGGGCCTGCGCTCGCTGAGTGCCGACGCCATAGACGACCTGACCGAACGCACCCTGGAAAGGCAATACGGCGCACACATGCGGCTGACCTACCGTTTTTTGCGCCACAACCGGGGCAAATTGGGTGTGGTCAGCGAGGACGGCAGTGCTCCCAGTCCGTTTTCCAAGGGGTTGCTGGTGCAGTCGCTGCTGGCCGCAGGCGTGGCACCCGACGTGGCCCGCAAGGTGGCCCGCATTACCCAGCGCGATTTGCGCGGGGCCGATGACCGGGTAGTGCGCCGCCACGCCATCCGCGAAAAGGTGGAGATGCTGCTGCGCGACGAGGTAGGCCCGGATGTCAGCGCCCGCTACCGCCTGCTGCGCGTAATTCGGCAACCACCACGCCCGCTGGTGGTACTGCTGGGCGGAGTCAGTGGCACGGGCAAAAGCTTTCTGGCCGCTGAAATTGCTTACCGCTTGGGCATTGCGCGGGTCGTCAGCACCGATTCCATCCGGCAGGTCATGCGGGCCATGGTGTCTCCGGCGCTGGTGCCCACGCTGCACGCCAGTACCTTTAATGCCTGGGAAGCCCTGGTGCCGCCCGGACACACGCCGCCCCAGCACCCCACCCGCGACGCACTCCTGGCCGGATTCCGCGAGCAGGTACAGCAGGTTAGCGTGGGCCTGTCGGCGGTGGTGCGCCGAAGCATAGAAGAAGGCACGAGCGTGGTGCTGGAGGGCGTGCATCTGGTGCCCGGCTACCTGCGGGCCGACGCTTTTGCCGGGGCTTTGGTGGTGCCCATGTTGGTCACGCTGCCCAGCGAATCTGAACACCGCCGCCACTTCGAGAGCCGCGATGAGGAAACCGCCGCAAGCCGCCCACTGCACCGCTACATGCGCTACTTTGGCGAGATTCGTACCATGCAGGACTACCTGGAAGGACTGGCCCGCGACCTAGACGTGCCTCTGCTGGACGGTCTGACGCTGGATGAGAGCGCGGAACAGGCTGTAGACGTGGTGCTGAGCCGGGTGATGGTGGCCCTGACGCCGGACGAACGCACGGTGTTGCTGGGAGAATCTGGGCTGGGGGAATCAGGCTTGGGCGAGACTGGGCTAGCTTAG
- a CDS encoding TetR/AcrR family transcriptional regulator — protein MDSSSLRERQKERRRARIYSVAIDLFKRGGFQTTTATDIAKASNVSRGTFFNYYPYKEAVLLDYGSEVMTRLRDHAEARLKEHVPPLTVLYEVWDLLAEENSRERDLFPPLAYEVMNPNPERARTAYQALPLSKVIELILRPLHQAGQMRTDLSLQRISNLIADTYLMVALRWSAYGTERTLQEEMRLALTLLLEGALRREPVARN, from the coding sequence ATGGATTCGTCGTCGCTGAGGGAGCGCCAGAAGGAACGTCGCCGCGCCCGCATTTACAGCGTGGCTATTGATTTGTTTAAACGGGGCGGTTTTCAAACCACCACGGCCACCGATATTGCCAAAGCCAGCAATGTTTCTCGCGGCACTTTCTTTAACTACTATCCTTACAAAGAAGCCGTGTTGCTAGATTACGGCAGCGAAGTGATGACCCGCCTGCGTGACCATGCCGAGGCACGCCTGAAGGAACATGTGCCGCCCCTGACTGTGCTGTACGAGGTCTGGGATCTGCTGGCCGAGGAGAACTCCCGCGAGCGTGACCTGTTTCCACCGCTGGCCTACGAGGTCATGAACCCCAACCCCGAACGCGCCCGCACCGCGTATCAGGCATTGCCGCTCAGCAAGGTCATCGAACTGATCCTGCGCCCACTGCATCAGGCGGGGCAGATGCGAACCGACCTGAGCCTGCAACGCATCAGCAACCTGATTGCCGATACCTACCTGATGGTGGCCCTGCGCTGGAGTGCCTACGGCACCGAGCGCACCCTGCAAGAAGAAATGCGGCTGGCGCTGACGCTGCTGCTGGAAGGCGCTCTGCGGCGGGAGCCGGTGGCGCGCAACTAG
- a CDS encoding VWA domain-containing protein, translating into MARLTRYSKFEGELDQLDSSELMQMIQEALLGQGMNDPYDPDPNTRPSMDDLFDAILEALAERNMIPEDLLMEAMQSEDVRETKLGEQIQTLMDRLQQDGFIRKEFDDEDGQGGQGQSGESKFQLTDKSIDFLGYKSLRDLMGGLGRSSAGAHDTREYASGVEMTGELKSYEFGDTLNLDTTATLGNVMGKGVENLEESDLVIRQAEYNSSAATIVLLDCSHSMILYGEDRFTPAKQVALALAHLIRTQYPGDTVKFVLFHDSAEEVTVSKLAQAQIGPYHTNTAGGLRLAQQLLKRENKDMKQIVMITDGKPSALTLPDGRIYKNAYGLDPYVLGATLREVANCRRSGIQVNTFMLARDPDLVGFVRRVSEMTRGKAYFTTPQNIGQYVLMDFVTNKTKMVN; encoded by the coding sequence ATGGCACGCCTGACGCGGTACAGCAAGTTTGAGGGTGAACTGGATCAGCTCGATTCTTCGGAACTGATGCAGATGATTCAGGAAGCGCTGTTGGGGCAGGGCATGAACGATCCCTACGACCCCGATCCCAACACGCGGCCCAGCATGGACGACCTGTTCGACGCCATTTTAGAGGCGCTGGCCGAGCGCAACATGATTCCCGAAGACCTGCTGATGGAAGCCATGCAGTCTGAGGACGTGCGCGAAACCAAGTTGGGCGAGCAGATTCAGACCTTGATGGACAGGCTGCAACAAGACGGCTTTATCCGCAAGGAATTTGACGATGAAGATGGGCAGGGCGGGCAGGGTCAGTCCGGCGAGTCCAAATTTCAACTGACGGATAAAAGCATCGACTTTTTGGGTTACAAGTCGCTGCGTGACCTGATGGGCGGGCTGGGCCGCAGCAGCGCGGGCGCACACGATACCCGCGAGTATGCGTCGGGTGTAGAAATGACCGGCGAGCTGAAGAGCTACGAGTTTGGCGACACGCTGAACCTCGACACCACTGCCACGCTGGGCAACGTGATGGGCAAAGGTGTGGAGAATCTGGAGGAGTCGGATCTGGTGATCCGGCAGGCCGAATACAACTCCAGCGCAGCCACCATCGTGCTGCTGGACTGCTCTCACTCGATGATCCTGTATGGCGAAGACCGCTTTACACCCGCCAAGCAGGTGGCGTTGGCGTTGGCCCACCTGATCCGCACCCAGTACCCCGGCGATACTGTGAAATTCGTGTTGTTTCACGACAGTGCTGAAGAAGTCACAGTGAGCAAGCTGGCACAGGCGCAGATCGGGCCGTACCACACCAATACGGCGGGCGGGCTGCGTTTGGCCCAGCAACTGCTGAAGCGCGAAAACAAGGACATGAAGCAGATCGTGATGATCACGGACGGCAAGCCCAGTGCCCTCACGCTGCCCGATGGCCGGATTTACAAAAATGCGTATGGCCTCGATCCCTACGTGCTGGGCGCGACCCTGCGCGAGGTCGCCAACTGCCGCCGCAGCGGGATTCAGGTCAATACCTTCATGCTGGCCCGCGACCCCGATCTGGTGGGCTTCGTGCGCCGCGTCAGCGAAATGACACGCGGCAAGGCCTACTTCACCACGCCGCAGAATATCGGCCAGTATGTACTGATGGATTTTGTGACCAACAAGACCAAGATGGTGAACTAG